The following proteins come from a genomic window of Nicotiana tomentosiformis chromosome 12, ASM39032v3, whole genome shotgun sequence:
- the LOC104109123 gene encoding F-box/kelch-repeat protein At3g23880-like, protein MGDRSFEPVGGSEFDAIDRGVVAAANNHIDGVSRHRIVLWNPAIKKYKMIPKSDRYMLRRANIRHYESTLYDFAYDSVTEDYKVVATLVISAKDSNCIVGMYSVNNESWRKIGTIPDGYRLFDQNSVSLYGTINTMTTTSVQANRSSTFNKFAIISLFVADKKFIVTPVPLEYCGSPMKLSNSLIVCVFPCLLR, encoded by the exons ATGGGTGATCGATCTTTTGAGCCTGTGGGTGGCAGTGAATTTGATGCCATTGATAGAGGCGTCGTCGCTGCCGCCAATAATCATATTGATGGTGTGAGCCG CCATAGAATAGTATTATGGAATCCTGCTATTAAAAAATACAAAATGATTCCCAAGTCTGATCGTTACATGTTGCGACGTGCTAATATTCGTCATTACGAATCAACACTATATGATTTTGCCTATGATTCTGTTACTGAAGATTATAAGGTGGTCGCTACACTTGTGATTAGTGCAAAGGATAGCAATTGCATTGTTGGAATGTACTCAGTAAATAATGAATCTTGGAGAAAGATTGGCACTATTCCTGATGGTTATCGATTGTTCGACCAAAATTCAGTTTCACTATATGGTACAATTAACACGATGACGACTACTTCAGTTCAAGCAAATAGAAGCAGTACGTTTAATAAATTCGCGATCATTTCCTTATTTGTGGCTGATAAAAAATTTATTGTAACGCCCGTTCCATTGGAATATTGTGGGAGTCCTATGAAATTGTCTAATTCTTTAATCGTCTGTGTGTTTCCATGTTTGTTGAGATGA